A portion of the uncultured Bacteroides sp. genome contains these proteins:
- a CDS encoding arabinan endo-1,5-alpha-L-arabinosidase yields MQKQILSGAIIIVLLLSCSKSIVFAPTSSPNPWVDDYTSLSKMESYRSWGTYNVHDPACKKFGDYYYMYSTDAIYAENKEEAKEKGVPLGYIQVRRSKDLVYWEFMGWAFPEIPQEAVQWVRKNANGRGATNIWAPYIIKYNDTYRLYYCVSAFGRKTSYIGLAESNSPEGPCVQKDCVLKTDNETPMNAIDPSVIVDGSTGKWWMHYGSFFGGLYCVQLDDETGLTKDAGDKGHLVARRANYKKDNLEAPEIVYNPELKKYFLFVSYDPLMTTYNVRVGRSDSPEGPFLDYAGQALADTTNNFPILTASYQFKNHPGWAGTGHCGVWREDDGRFFMFHQARLSPDNQLMVLHVRQIFFNTDGWPVVSPERYAATKSATIHRKEIVGQWEIIRIQEPQHKRALEAGQILWGEGGLNEKELNVSSFYSFREDGTFEEGGAWIFNSDKKTLDIRIGEEVIKNLIIFAGHDWENQKETILFTGLDSKGRSVWGKRIK; encoded by the coding sequence ATGCAGAAACAAATCTTGTCGGGTGCCATCATAATTGTCCTCCTCCTCTCGTGTAGCAAATCGATTGTTTTTGCTCCTACCTCTTCGCCTAATCCTTGGGTAGATGATTATACTTCACTTTCTAAAATGGAGAGCTATCGTTCATGGGGAACTTACAATGTGCATGACCCTGCTTGCAAGAAGTTTGGCGACTATTATTATATGTATTCTACGGATGCCATCTATGCTGAAAATAAAGAAGAAGCAAAAGAAAAGGGTGTACCTTTGGGATATATACAGGTTCGTCGTTCCAAGGATTTGGTTTACTGGGAATTTATGGGGTGGGCTTTTCCTGAGATCCCTCAAGAAGCTGTTCAATGGGTTCGTAAGAATGCTAATGGGAGAGGGGCAACCAATATTTGGGCTCCCTACATTATTAAATATAATGATACGTACAGACTTTACTATTGCGTATCGGCTTTTGGTCGAAAAACATCCTATATCGGGTTAGCAGAATCTAATTCTCCCGAGGGCCCTTGTGTGCAGAAAGATTGTGTGCTGAAAACCGATAATGAAACTCCGATGAACGCTATTGATCCTAGTGTTATCGTGGATGGAAGTACGGGGAAATGGTGGATGCATTATGGCTCTTTCTTTGGTGGACTGTATTGTGTTCAGTTGGATGATGAAACGGGATTGACAAAAGATGCCGGAGATAAAGGACATTTAGTAGCTCGTCGTGCTAATTACAAAAAAGATAATCTGGAAGCTCCGGAAATAGTTTATAATCCCGAGCTAAAGAAATACTTTCTCTTTGTTTCTTATGATCCATTGATGACTACCTATAATGTGCGTGTGGGGCGTTCCGATTCTCCTGAAGGTCCCTTCCTTGATTATGCAGGACAAGCATTGGCCGATACTACAAATAATTTTCCGATACTCACAGCGTCCTATCAGTTTAAAAACCATCCGGGATGGGCTGGTACTGGTCATTGTGGAGTGTGGCGGGAAGATGACGGACGTTTCTTCATGTTTCATCAGGCAAGGCTTTCGCCCGATAATCAGTTGATGGTGCTTCATGTGCGACAGATATTCTTTAATACAGATGGATGGCCTGTTGTGTCACCCGAACGATATGCTGCCACTAAATCTGCTACTATTCATCGTAAAGAGATCGTTGGCCAGTGGGAGATTATCCGTATACAAGAACCCCAACATAAGAGGGCTTTAGAGGCAGGACAAATTCTTTGGGGTGAGGGCGGACTTAACGAAAAGGAATTGAATGTTTCTTCTTTTTATTCTTTTAGAGAAGATGGAACCTTCGAAGAAGGCGGTGCTTGGATATTTAATAGCGATAAAAAGACTTTGGATATAAGAATAGGAGAGGAAGTTATTAAAAATCTGATTATATTTGCGGGACACGATTGGGAAAATCAAAAAGAAACCATTCTTTTTACCGGATTGGATAGTAAAGGTCGTTCGGTATGGGGAAAACGAATTAAATGA